The window GGAACCTTATACTCTCTCTACTCCGTAACCATCGTTGTCTAGTCAAAGTTGGACGATCAAAACCCTTTATGAGAATGGAGTCCAGCCTAAACTAGGACCCACGACTATTAGTCCCAAGGAAAATCAGACGCCAACTTCATTTTGCTCCGAGGCACATATATAGGTTGAATTGGAGCAAAGCCAACTCTGAATCAGCAATTGTGATTTTGATCATACCATGCAACTGTTCACAAAGTAAATTATTTCTAACTCTTAATAGATGAGACACTGTAATTTGTTACAGTaagttataattaaaataacGTCACTTTTATTATGTAACAATTAtgacaaataatattaatattgactttgaatatattgtgttttaaagttattgatatttgttttatGATTATAGAACCTAAGGgactacaaaaaaaattattaaaagcttTTATTTCAAGATTCCATATATGAACAGATTGATTTACCCCAAGTCTTGGGAACTCAAAATAGAGACCAATCGATTACATCTCGGATATGCATCACAACATCATGCCCTCATATATTATTCAGATATAATTTGTTCTCACTGacccaaaaaagtaaaaaatagaaaaaaatgtgTAGCTACACTTTTTCGTTTGGATTAAATTTAACAAGTAACCCGACAGTACTCAACAATGGAAGCTTTAATATGTTCTTCCATGTGGTGTGCACACACCCATTACTAAAAAGATAAGGACAAAGCTAATCTTAACCAACATTATTTCTTGACCCACACATggaatttatattatattatgtacACAAATGGTTCATGAACATGTAATCTTAGTTATAGGCAACTCTCTGGCACAAGTACTCCACTGCTTGTTCCACCAATGTTCTTACATGATGATGTTGTTGCCCTATTGTTGTAAGTAAGCTTGATGTCTCGCAATTTGATCCCTCTGCAAGGACTACTTGGACTGCAATAAAATGTCACAGCCTCTGCTGTAGCTGATGTGCCTTGTATATTTCTATATGTCACTTCACTAATCTTCACACCCGAGCTCTATTAAGAAAAGCATAGAATTAATGAAGAGCATGAAATATATAATCGACCTCCATTGTTGAATGTACAGCTATATTATCATAAAAAGATCATGGTTAATAATTTACCTGTAGAGGACAACCTTGGTTGTCAGGGCAATAATTCTGATCAATGATTATGGGGTTCTCAACATTTCTCATAACAATGTTTTGGAAAAGAATGTTCCGAACAAAACCATTGCTGGGCCTGGCCCAGGACTTGATCCTTAATCCATTGTCTGATCCAGTGAATACTGCATTCGTTAACGTTACATTTTGGACGCCAGCTTCGTTGAGTTCCCTGGCCAAGCTACCAATGCTGTAACAGGCACAACAAACGTATATAATCAATTTGATATTAATGCATGTTGTTGGTGACTTTTGCCATGAATATCTTTATTTTAATcagccaaaaaaatattatttagaatttgaagttttcatcctaatatttattaataatctTGGGCCTGTAAGGCCCCAATGTTATGACTATGGTAGGGCTTGCAATGCCTCTGACTCCATAATTAGACTGGGCCTCGCTCGATGGATTGtctgaccaatttttttttttttaacaaataggaaattattattagagatattaaaaatattaaaatataatttttattataattaattaattagtaaatttctatttgatttttttttttttttggagaaacaaaggCATGCTCAAGAGAGATGAAATGGTATTTTAAGATAAAAGCACACCACAAGCTCTACTTAAAAGCCATAATAAATTGCTATTTGATTTGAGTGCATAGACAGaatgtaaatttgtaaatattttgtagtaaaatcCATACctaatgttattattattgttatttttgtataggttaattttaagaatatatCTGCTTACGTACCTTACACCATGACCAGGGCCACATTTAATGTTGCTCATCAACAAGTTGTTTGTGCCTGGACCGATTGATATGCAATCGTCTCCAGTTTGCATGGTGCTTCCCTTGATTGTAACTCCGGTCGAGGTCTGCACATGAATGCCATCTGTGTTTGGGCTTAGGTCGGGAGCGATAAGCTTCACATTTTGGACCACCACATTGTTGCAGCTGTTGATTACAAGGTGAGTAAGCTGACTGTTGATCGACGTTAAGCCACTGACCACAATATTGTTTGCCCAATTGAATGTTATTGACTGCATTGACACACAAATTGCATTGTTAAAATAAGTTATAGGAATTTATTGATATATACAAGAACATTAATATGCTCATCAGTCCACTTAATTTTCGAAATTCAATATAACTTTTGTGCAATTCAACTAGGGAAGGAGGCAGAAAAACTATTGATAAGAGAAGTCAGACTGTAatctcaatatatatacacacaagtacatgtttacttaaaaaaatctcaatgacaaaatttcataatttataagaaaaaagtaaataaaaaaaagaaatggtcaGAACTAATTAGTGGGCTTAAAGTCAATTAGCTTgttttcaaatcttcaaaatatgacaaaataacACTTGCCTTTTTTTCCGGAATAAAAATCAGTTGTTTTATTTTGAGTgttacattttatattaattaatcacATCTTGTAACTTTTTTAAAGAAcaataatcaaatttaaaaataaaaataaaaattagacaCAATATTCTGCGATTGATAAAACATAAAGCAGAACAGATAATTTCTACTATTTTTTGGATGTTATAGTTATGTAATTAATGTACCCTAGCACCAACTGGGCAACTTTTTCCAGAATTCCTGCAAGCCCAAAAGCCAGCTCCCTTTGCATCCAAAGCGCCACCATAAACTGCCACTCTATCAACCTTAATGAACAAAATCCAGTACCCTGAATTCCCAAGTGCACGATAGTCTGTTGGAGCCACAAGTGTTCCGTCAATCTTAACTGTAATTCTGTTCTTGCATGGCCCTCTAAAAACAGTTGCTTTTAGCAAGAACCTTCCCTTTGGGATGTAAATGGTGGAGGCTATGGCTGAGTTACAAGCTGATTGCCATGCCTTGAGGAATGCTTCTGTTGCCTCAGTTTTCCCATCTGGCTTTGCACCAAAACTGATCACATTATAGGCTGCATTTGATGATTGAACAAAGAAGGatatgaagaaaatgaagagaaaaacacGAGAGAAAGTAAGCTTAGccatttctattattattactttttaaccTTTGAGAGAGGTAGTTGGTATGAAACGGAATTGGCAGTTAGGGGTATTTAAATACAGTGCATGCCATTCTTTTTATGCTTCTATTTGTCAACATACTTTTGTTTAATATTGATTttagaaatcaagcaaagaaaAGTGTTATTGGCACGTTATCAAGTACATGAAGGTATATATGATATGTACGGTGACATGTGATAAGGTATGAATCCCGGAAAGAATGGAAGGAAGAGTACATGTGAATATTTCTCTGGTTATGTTTTAACAATGAGTATAAAACAAATCTGATATATTGCAGAAAGCATTTGTATGCATGCATCTCAAGGAAGAgttttttgggttcaaaaccTTCTCATTTTGGTGATtggccatatatatatacatatatatatatatatatatatatatatatattggtagtattgataaaaaaagaaaagaaaaaagagacctagttaatatttattattaatttggattttatctaTTTGATGAATTGTTTGAAATTAAATCATTATGTAATTACGAGGGTAAATGAATTGAATTGTTTATGAACTATTTGGATTCAATTCAAAGTTTgtttatatttgattatttagcAAAAGAGTCAAGCTAAAATTCATGTTTAAGCTTTGACTGTTGAATGAGCTAAActcaaaaattatattatgttgaTTTAAGTAGAAATAATAACATAtgtttagatatatatatatatgtgtgtgtatttatataGTCTTGAGATtagattataattttataaatagtaagttaataagatatattattatttgtaatttttttattatgtaaataatttattttataataaaattataaatgatttaAATAATACAACAATGGTGAatctcaattttataatttaataaatgatAGTCATTTTATCTAAATAATTGAACAATTATAAATTCAAGTATAATTGAATTTAGTCTAACTAATTGATCAAGCTCAATTTTTATTCTTGAGGTTTATTATATATGAAGAAAGCATAAATTAACCAAGTAACACTTGACCAAGctcaaatttgtttaaaaataacatGAATAAAGCAacaaaatgttatttaattagTTTGGTGATGCATTTGAGCTTGACTTGTGTTCGATTACATGAAttagtcataaatttttttatattgatcgAATAGGCTCAATTTGTTTAATTATAACCCAAATTTAATATGTTcattattcataaaatattgtTGAATATTTAGTGAGTTCATATTGGCTAATCATATATATCATATTTGACAGTCACTCCTACTAGTTTAAACAAACCAttcgttttcttcttctgtatTTTCATATTTCCTTCTGTTATAAAACTTTAGGATATTGTAATATTCATGCatgtcattatttattctttcatatatttcttataattaaatcaaatcaatgtgctgtaataattaaatataaataccAAATCACGCAATTAAACATTGTACGTCTATCTATTATGTACCTGAACCTCAATGACGTGTATTTGTATGGCGACTTTGGTTAGAAGATAGTGGCTTAGGTAGAGGATGAGATGAATGGGCAGTCATAGTGTTTGCCACGTGAACACGCGGAGGAAACCCGGAAGATTAATCGGCAGTAGGCTCGCCGATATTCTAGCAGTCAACCGGGTGTAGTGTGTGTATTTGATGTGGCACGAAACTATTGATCTAAGGTCTAAACTGTTGCTGGAAATTGGCGGTTGTGTTCTTTAATGCCGAAGTTATCCAATCTTGACTCCTTGAGAACCTTGGTGataatttgaatacaaaaacaagtttaaaaattataacCCTTGCTAATGCATGAAATATTCATAAATTGAGTTTATATATTGAGTTCATACAAGTGTACACAttcataatattatataaaagtaATACATTCAAATTGAGTTTATATattctcaggaaaaaaaaattttgagtttgtatatatatatatatatatttgatgcacattttaaatataattggaATGATATTTAACATGAAGGTGAAGTGTAACTAAAATATAGAAACATTTGGcatcaaataaataataggaCAATTAGAATAATACTTAATTAGAAATTggagagaaattaaaatgtaatttatattcTTGATTGAACTTTCTCTTAACTTCCACTTTAATATATAAGGTAAGCTCAAAATGTTATAttcattaattttaatattgttaGTCATGTGTTTGGACAAGGGATTTGGAGTAGAAATTTGGCGAGGAGTTGGAAATTTAGAGTTTGATCTTATTAATTTCTTGGTTTGATGCATGAACAAGGGACTTTCCAATTTACGTGTGAAATTTTCGGCTGGGATTGTGATCCAAGAATATTGGTTCTAAATCTCATCTAAACtgtaagaattaaaaaaaaaaaaaaaaaaacaaaatttagctacaaaatttattgtagttTTAAgctataaaatttgttgtaaaaccttatttaatatctttttatttgagatGAATTTTAACCAATCCACTATTGGATTTACATCTTCtccttatatttttcatacttgcaaaatttctagagagttaaagattaataactatgttatcaataaattatttaaattgctagtttttgtagtttaaaattatgtataaaattcaagcttatagattatatagtaaataatatccaattgatacaaaatttgacatgtgtattaagagtgtaaagaatatacaattcaattttataactaaattttgtctttttttaaatttcatctaATATTGAatctgtttatttattttttttcttcctagaCCCATTTATGTTTTCGTCTATAATTATTATTTGGCAAATTCGAGGtaagatctctctctcttttataataaaattttggtcCCATTAAATAGCCATGTATATTAATTAATGTTCATCTTATGAATGACAATAGaattaccaaaaatataatttaagcaAAAAGAACTTGTATTGTATGTGTTtcgtttataaaataatttaaagcaGCCTATTTTTATTCCA of the Quercus robur chromosome 10, dhQueRobu3.1, whole genome shotgun sequence genome contains:
- the LOC126702166 gene encoding polygalacturonase-like codes for the protein MAKLTFSRVFLFIFFISFFVQSSNAAYNVISFGAKPDGKTEATEAFLKAWQSACNSAIASTIYIPKGRFLLKATVFRGPCKNRITVKIDGTLVAPTDYRALGNSGYWILFIKVDRVAVYGGALDAKGAGFWACRNSGKSCPVGARSITFNWANNIVVSGLTSINSQLTHLVINSCNNVVVQNVKLIAPDLSPNTDGIHVQTSTGVTIKGSTMQTGDDCISIGPGTNNLLMSNIKCGPGHGVSIGSLARELNEAGVQNVTLTNAVFTGSDNGLRIKSWARPSNGFVRNILFQNIVMRNVENPIIIDQNYCPDNQGCPLQSSGVKISEVTYRNIQGTSATAEAVTFYCSPSSPCRGIKLRDIKLTYNNRATTSSCKNIGGTSSGVLVPESCL